The following proteins come from a genomic window of Carassius carassius chromosome 10, fCarCar2.1, whole genome shotgun sequence:
- the LOC132151715 gene encoding peptidyl-prolyl cis-trans isomerase-like 1, whose product MSGIPPDSWQPPTVSCLSRMGTIVLELYWNHAPKTCKNFAELGRRGYYNNTKFHRIIKDFMVQGGDPTGTGRGGASIYGKQFEDELHPELKFTGAGILAMANAGPDTNGSQYFLSLAPTQWLDGKHTIFGRVCQGIGILNRIGMVETNSQDRPMDDIKILRVNLPN is encoded by the exons ATGTCTGGAATTCCGCCGGATTCTTGGCAACCCCCCACAGTATCG TGTCTTTCCAGGATGGGAACTATCGTGTTAGAACTGTACTGGAATCATGCGCCAAAAACATGCAAGAATTTTGCAGAGTTGGGCAGAAGAGGATATTACAACAACACCAAGTTCCACCGCATCATCAAAGACTTCATGGTTCAAGGAGGCGATCCAACAGGGACAG GTCGTGGTGGTGCATCTATATATGGCAAGCAGTTTGAAGACGAATTGCATCCAGAGTTAAAATTTACAG GTGCTGGAATTCTCGCAATGGCCAATGCAGGGCCAGATACAAATGGAAGCCAGTATTTCCTCTCGCTGGCTCCCACACAGTGGCTGGATGGGAAACACACTATATTTGGACGGGTCTGCCAGGGCATTGGAATTCTTAATCGTATTGGCATGGTTGAAACAAACAGTCAGGACCGCCCTATGGATGACATTAAAATTCTCAGAGTGAATCTACCTAACTAA